The following nucleotide sequence is from Pseudomonas sp. RC10.
CACAAGGCGGATACCCGCCAATGACCGGGCTATTTTGTCGGGAATGGGCGGAAATCCGCCACCGCTGGATCGAATTGTTGGCTACCGTTAACCGAGCAGTCCATGCCGTTCGGGGCTTCCGGTGATTTTTTGAAAGATGGCACGGTGATTGCGATAAAGGGCGCAGAGGTCTGCCGCGCGCAGCTCGACAAAAACAAATCCCTCCGAGCAGGTGGGTTCGCACTTTAGGCGTCGGTGTATCAGGAATGACACGCGCGATGCTCTTGAGGAAACTGCAATGACGACTCGTCAGCCAATCTACAAATCCCTGTATGCCCAGGTGATCGTTGCAATCATCATTGGTATCGCACTCGGTCACTGGTATCCCGAAACTGCCGTTCAGCTCAAACCGTTTGGTGATGCGTTCATCAAACTGATCAAAATGGTCATCGCCCCCATCATCTTCTGCACCGTCGTCAGCGGTATCGCTGGCATGCAGAGCATGAAATCCGTGGGCAAGACCGGCGGTTACGCGCTGCTGTACTTCGAGATCGTTTCGACCATCTCGCTGATCATCGGCCTGGTCGTGGTCAACGTCGTTCAGCCGGGCGCTGGCATGCACATCGACCCTGCCACCCTGGACGCGTCGAAAATCGCTTCCTACGTGACCGCGAGTAAGGATCAGACCGTCGTCAACTTCCTGCTCAACGTGATTCCGGGCACCATCGTCGGCGCGTTCGCCAACGGCGATATCCTGCAAGTGCTGATGTTCTCGGTGATCTTCGGTTTCGCCCTGCATCGCCTGGGTGCCTACGGCAAGCCGGTGCTGGACTTCATCGACCGCTTCGCTCACGTCATGTTCAACATCATCAACATGATCATGAAGCTGGCCCCGCTGGGTGCACTGGGCGCCATGGCCTTCACCATCGGCGCTTACGGTGTGAGCTCGCTGGTGCAACTGGGCCAACTGATGCTGTGCTTCTACATCACGTGCCTGCTGTTCGTGCTGGTGGTGCTGGGCGCCATCGCTCGTGCACACGGTTTCAGCGTCCTGAAACTGATCAAGTACATCCGCGAAGAGCTGCTGATCGTGCTGGGTACTTCGTCGTCTGAGTCCGCACTGCCA
It contains:
- a CDS encoding dicarboxylate/amino acid:cation symporter, which encodes MTTRQPIYKSLYAQVIVAIIIGIALGHWYPETAVQLKPFGDAFIKLIKMVIAPIIFCTVVSGIAGMQSMKSVGKTGGYALLYFEIVSTISLIIGLVVVNVVQPGAGMHIDPATLDASKIASYVTASKDQTVVNFLLNVIPGTIVGAFANGDILQVLMFSVIFGFALHRLGAYGKPVLDFIDRFAHVMFNIINMIMKLAPLGALGAMAFTIGAYGVSSLVQLGQLMLCFYITCLLFVLVVLGAIARAHGFSVLKLIKYIREELLIVLGTSSSESALPRMLIKMERLGAKKSVVGLVIPTGYSFNLDGTSIYLTMAAVFIAQATDTHMDITHQITLLAVLLLSSKGAAGVTGSGFIVLAATLSAVGHLPVAGLALILGIDRFMSEARALTNLVGNAVATLVVAKWVKELDVPQMQAELASGGRAIEETRPEDDLGVAEGPASVGRS